Proteins encoded in a region of the Sphingomonas japonica genome:
- a CDS encoding SMP-30/gluconolactonase/LRE family protein, with protein MTEIRIVDTAGVRDQLGEGLLWSARDGVLYWTDIIGKALNRLSLASGTVDRIAMPEMIGWVIERDSGGLIAGMQTGFHAVTLDPLAIVPMLDPEPDLPENRLNDAKADAEGRIYAGTMPLSCDVPSGALYRLDPDGTLHTLERDIIIANGPAISPDGATFYHTDTGRNAIYRYDRAADGSLSGRALFIDFDRDWGSPDGMTTDAEGHLWVAHWGGSRISRFAPDGSHQRSIALPASQITNIAFAGPDLDRMFVTSAADGVPGEADAGRLFEVLDPGVRGLRPGVYAG; from the coding sequence ATGACCGAGATCCGCATCGTCGATACCGCCGGCGTCCGCGACCAGCTTGGCGAAGGACTGCTGTGGTCTGCACGCGACGGCGTGCTCTATTGGACCGACATCATCGGCAAGGCGCTCAACCGCCTGTCGCTGGCGAGTGGCACGGTCGATCGCATCGCGATGCCCGAGATGATCGGCTGGGTGATCGAGCGCGACTCGGGCGGGCTGATCGCGGGAATGCAGACCGGTTTCCATGCCGTGACGCTCGATCCGCTGGCGATCGTGCCGATGCTCGATCCCGAGCCCGACCTCCCCGAAAATCGCCTCAACGATGCCAAGGCGGATGCCGAGGGTCGCATCTATGCCGGGACGATGCCGCTGTCGTGCGACGTGCCGAGCGGCGCGCTCTATCGCCTTGACCCCGATGGCACGCTGCACACGCTCGAACGCGACATCATCATCGCCAACGGCCCGGCGATCAGCCCCGATGGCGCGACCTTCTACCACACCGATACCGGCCGCAACGCGATCTACCGGTACGATCGCGCCGCCGACGGCTCGCTCTCGGGCCGCGCGCTGTTCATCGATTTCGATCGCGACTGGGGCTCGCCCGACGGCATGACCACCGACGCCGAAGGGCATCTTTGGGTCGCGCACTGGGGCGGATCGCGCATCAGCCGCTTCGCGCCCGACGGTTCGCACCAGCGCTCGATCGCGCTGCCCGCGTCGCAGATCACCAACATCGCCTTTGCCGGCCCCGATCTCGACCGCATGTTCGTCACCTCGGCAGCGGACGGCGTGCCCGGTGAAGCCGATGCCGGTCGCCTGTTCGAAGTCCTCGACCCGGGCGTCAGGGGCTTGCGGCCCGGTGTCTACGCAGGGTAG
- a CDS encoding DUF4168 domain-containing protein, producing the protein MKTLTRSLIAAGLVTISAPALAQTTTPSPNMQQTTPPTTGAPSNAAPTTAAPTTAAPAVSAASITDAEVTQFAKAVVALDAIQKDTTIPAEQKQTQMAAKVQEQGLEPAKFNAIAQTAQTDTTLQGKVQAAIQAEAGVSTTPAPTN; encoded by the coding sequence ATGAAGACGCTCACCCGATCGCTGATCGCTGCTGGACTTGTCACCATCTCTGCGCCCGCACTGGCGCAGACCACGACACCCAGCCCGAATATGCAGCAGACGACTCCGCCGACGACCGGCGCCCCCTCCAACGCGGCTCCGACAACCGCTGCCCCGACCACGGCCGCTCCGGCCGTCTCGGCGGCCAGCATCACCGATGCCGAAGTGACGCAGTTCGCCAAGGCGGTGGTCGCGCTCGATGCGATCCAGAAGGATACGACGATCCCCGCCGAGCAGAAGCAGACGCAGATGGCGGCAAAGGTCCAGGAACAGGGTCTCGAACCGGCCAAGTTCAATGCGATCGCCCAGACGGCGCAGACTGACACCACGCTGCAGGGCAAGGTGCAGGCGGCGATCCAGGCGGAGGCGGGCGTGTCGACGACGCCAGCGCCAACCAACTGA
- a CDS encoding IlvD/Edd family dehydratase: MTDASPTAPRLRSRAWFDDPTNADMTALYLERYMNFGLGLEELQSGKPIIGIAQTGSDLSPCNRHHIVLADRLRDGIREAGGIAIEFPVHPIQETGKRPTAGLDRNLAYLGLVELLFGYPLDGVVLTIGCDKTTPACLMAAATVNIPAIALSVGPMLNGWHKGERTGSGTIVWKAREMLAAGEIDYKGFIKLVASSAPSTGYCNTMGTATTMNSLAEALGMSLPGSAAIPAPYRDRQECAYKTGLQIVEMVHADRKPSDVMTRSAFVNAIRVNSAIGGSTNAPIHLNAIARHLNVDLDIEDWQEHGRDVPLLVNLQPAGEYLGEDYYRAGGVPAVVAQLMGQGLIEDALTVNGRTMAENCADAVIEDERVIRRFDDPIKPAAGFSVLRGNLFDSAVMKLSVINDEFRQRYLSDPADPNAFEGPVIVFDGPEDYHHRIDDPDLGATDRTLLIMRGAGPIGYPGAAEVVNMRAPLHLLQAGVHALPCIGDGRQSGTSGSPSILNASPEAAAGGGLALLRTGDRVRIDLNTGEANVLLSDAELAQRRADLDAQGGYDYPASQTPWQEMQRAVVGQLGTGAVLEPAVEYQRLAQTRGVPRHNH, translated from the coding sequence ATGACCGACGCTTCCCCGACTGCCCCGCGCCTGCGCTCGCGCGCCTGGTTCGACGATCCGACCAACGCGGACATGACCGCGCTGTATCTCGAGCGCTACATGAACTTCGGGCTCGGGCTCGAGGAACTCCAATCGGGCAAGCCGATCATCGGCATCGCCCAGACCGGCAGCGACCTGTCGCCGTGCAACCGCCATCATATCGTCCTTGCCGACCGGCTGCGCGACGGCATCCGCGAGGCGGGCGGCATCGCCATCGAATTTCCGGTCCATCCGATCCAGGAGACCGGCAAGCGCCCGACCGCCGGGCTCGACCGCAACCTTGCCTATCTCGGGCTGGTCGAATTGCTGTTCGGCTATCCGCTCGACGGCGTCGTGCTGACGATCGGCTGCGACAAGACGACGCCTGCATGCCTGATGGCGGCGGCGACGGTGAACATCCCCGCGATCGCGCTGTCGGTCGGACCGATGCTCAACGGCTGGCACAAGGGCGAGCGGACCGGATCGGGCACGATCGTGTGGAAGGCGCGCGAGATGCTCGCGGCCGGCGAGATCGATTACAAGGGCTTCATCAAGCTGGTGGCGTCGTCGGCGCCCTCGACCGGCTATTGCAATACGATGGGCACCGCGACGACGATGAACTCGCTGGCCGAGGCGCTGGGAATGTCGCTGCCGGGTTCGGCCGCGATCCCGGCTCCCTACCGCGACCGCCAGGAATGCGCGTACAAGACCGGGCTGCAGATCGTCGAGATGGTGCACGCCGATCGCAAGCCGAGCGACGTCATGACGCGGAGCGCCTTTGTGAATGCGATCCGCGTCAATTCTGCGATCGGCGGATCGACCAACGCGCCGATCCACCTCAATGCGATCGCCCGGCACCTGAACGTCGATCTCGATATCGAAGACTGGCAGGAGCATGGCCGCGACGTGCCGCTGCTCGTCAATTTGCAACCCGCGGGCGAGTATCTGGGCGAGGACTATTACCGCGCCGGCGGCGTACCTGCGGTGGTCGCGCAGCTGATGGGTCAGGGGCTGATCGAGGACGCACTGACCGTCAACGGGCGCACGATGGCCGAAAACTGCGCCGATGCGGTGATCGAGGACGAACGCGTGATCCGCCGCTTTGACGATCCGATCAAGCCCGCCGCCGGTTTCTCGGTGCTGCGCGGCAATCTGTTCGACAGCGCGGTGATGAAGCTGTCGGTCATCAACGACGAATTCCGCCAGCGCTACCTGTCCGATCCTGCCGATCCGAACGCCTTCGAAGGCCCGGTGATCGTGTTCGACGGGCCGGAGGATTATCACCACCGCATCGACGATCCCGATCTCGGTGCGACCGACCGCACGCTGCTGATCATGCGCGGCGCCGGGCCGATCGGCTATCCCGGTGCCGCCGAAGTCGTCAACATGCGCGCGCCGCTCCATCTGCTTCAGGCCGGCGTCCACGCGCTGCCGTGTATCGGCGACGGGCGCCAGTCGGGCACCAGCGGCTCGCCCTCGATCCTCAACGCCTCGCCCGAGGCAGCGGCAGGCGGCGGTCTGGCGCTGCTGCGCACCGGCGACCGCGTGCGCATCGACCTCAATACCGGCGAGGCGAACGTCCTCTTGTCCGACGCCGAACTGGCGCAGCGCCGCGCCGACCTCGACGCGCAGGGCGGCTATGACTATCCCGCCAGCCAGACGCCGTGGCAGGAAATGCAGCGCGCCGTCGTCGGACAGCTCGGCACCGGCGCAGTCCTCGAACCGGCGGTCGAGTATCAACGGCTGGCGCAAACGCGCGGCGTGCCCCGGCATAATCACTGA
- a CDS encoding phospholipase D-like domain-containing protein, protein MTNSPDPGAWRTEHADKAAVIVDAQEYYRRARRAMMNAREQLMLIGWDFDTRIWLDPSKPDDGAPWKLGPFISWLADNRPDLQINILTWGVGAAKLVGRGTTLFRLAKWASSPQITFQVDKNHPTGASHHQKIVVIDDSLAFCGGIDMTAARWDTREHRDRDDRRRRPFTRRRYMPWHDATMALEGDVAKALGELARDRWKLASGVTLPVPHAHDGVWIDGFEPHFTDVPVTIARTRGETDTLPQIREIEAQFVAMIRDARRFAYIETQYFASRAIAEAIAARLDEADGPEFVLVNPKVADGWLEEFVMGAARAALIEELGKRKHSERLRIFTPVTTHGADIYVHAKIMIVDDAVLRVGSANMNNRSMGLDSECDVTIEARPASDHDGAARATIAAIRTDLMAEHLGVDPEAVEQHYAKTGSLIATIDALRGSGRTLVPFVPPDITEFETAVADSQSLDPEHPEQAFEPAAKRRLLRRLKRTRRRR, encoded by the coding sequence TTGACCAATTCCCCCGATCCCGGCGCTTGGCGCACCGAACATGCCGACAAGGCGGCCGTGATCGTCGATGCCCAGGAATATTACCGTCGTGCGCGCCGCGCGATGATGAATGCGCGTGAACAGCTCATGCTGATCGGCTGGGATTTCGACACACGCATCTGGCTCGATCCGTCCAAGCCCGATGACGGTGCGCCGTGGAAGCTGGGGCCGTTCATTTCGTGGCTGGCGGACAATCGCCCCGATCTGCAGATCAACATCCTGACCTGGGGGGTCGGCGCCGCCAAGCTGGTCGGACGCGGCACGACGCTGTTCCGCCTGGCAAAATGGGCCTCGTCGCCTCAGATCACCTTTCAGGTCGACAAGAACCATCCGACCGGCGCCAGCCACCACCAGAAAATCGTGGTGATCGACGACAGCCTCGCCTTTTGCGGCGGCATCGACATGACCGCAGCGCGCTGGGACACGCGCGAGCATCGCGACCGCGACGACCGGCGCAGGCGCCCCTTCACGCGGCGGCGCTATATGCCGTGGCACGACGCGACGATGGCGCTCGAAGGCGATGTCGCCAAGGCGCTGGGCGAACTGGCGCGCGACCGCTGGAAACTGGCAAGCGGGGTGACGCTGCCGGTCCCGCACGCGCATGACGGCGTATGGATCGACGGGTTCGAACCGCACTTCACCGACGTCCCGGTTACCATCGCCCGCACTCGCGGCGAAACCGACACCCTGCCCCAGATCCGCGAGATCGAGGCGCAATTCGTGGCGATGATCCGGGATGCCAGGCGCTTCGCCTATATCGAGACGCAATATTTCGCCTCGCGCGCCATTGCCGAAGCGATCGCCGCGCGGCTCGACGAGGCCGACGGCCCCGAATTCGTGCTCGTCAATCCCAAGGTCGCCGATGGCTGGCTGGAGGAGTTCGTGATGGGTGCGGCGCGCGCCGCGCTGATCGAGGAACTCGGCAAGCGCAAGCATTCCGAGCGGCTTCGCATCTTCACGCCGGTGACCACGCATGGCGCGGACATCTACGTCCATGCCAAGATCATGATCGTCGATGACGCGGTGCTGCGCGTCGGATCGGCAAATATGAACAATCGATCGATGGGGCTCGACAGCGAATGCGACGTCACGATCGAGGCGCGGCCCGCCTCGGACCACGACGGCGCGGCGCGCGCGACGATCGCCGCCATACGCACCGACCTCATGGCCGAACATCTCGGCGTCGATCCTGAAGCGGTGGAGCAGCATTATGCGAAGACCGGCTCGCTGATCGCGACGATCGATGCGCTACGCGGATCGGGGCGAACACTGGTGCCGTTCGTGCCGCCGGATATCACCGAGTTCGAGACCGCCGTCGCCGACAGCCAGTCGCTCGATCCCGAGCATCCCGAACAGGCGTTCGAACCGGCCGCAAAACGCCGCCTGCTGCGCCGCCTCAAGCGTACGCGCCGCCGCCGCTAG
- the ppc gene encoding phosphoenolpyruvate carboxylase, giving the protein MASLPAITNNPDIRFLGRLLGDVIRGYGGEELFKRTEYIRSTSVDRHRGVAGADAIDPGLDRLSLDETLDFVRGFMLFSMLANLAEDRQGVAAEADADIEHALDKLADHGIDRAAVAKLLDRALIVPVLTAHPTEVRRKSMIDHKNRIAELMALKDRGIAETEDGDQVDNAILRQIALLWQTRVLRRERLYVTDEVENALSYLRDVFVPTLPALYARWDRALGERVPTFLKPGSWIGGDRDGNPYVTAESMRHALARAAETVIGQYLDAVHALGAELSISTEHVAVDAGVEQLAEASGDEARSRADEPYRRALSGIYARLAATHEELAGKPAPRPGPLAGDAYAEPGELRRDLRAIAHALAAEGGGTLASGGALGRLIRAVEIFGFHLATLDMRQNSAVHERVVAELLKVGGVSPDYLALGEEERVALLRRELESPRPLTSRYATYSDETASELAILHAAAEAHARFGRAAITNYVVSMAESVSDLLEVHLLLKEAGLYVPGDPPQAHIMAVPLFETVADLEAAPAIMADWFALPEVAAIARTRGYQEVMIGYSDSNKDGGYLTSTWQLARGSTALAPVFERAGVAMQLFHGRGGAVGRGGGSAFTAIQAQPAGTVQGRIRITEQGEVIAAKYGTRASAATNLEAMASATLLASLEPQRLSDGDYARFSAAMDTLSDTAFRAYRDLVYGTDGFTTFFRQATPIAEISGLKIGSRPASRKKSDAIEDLRAIPWVFSWAQARVMLPGWYGVGAAIQAFEDKGLLREMAAGWPLFAATLDNMEQVLAKSDMGIAARYAGLVEDRALADTVFGRIRDGWQATHDGLLTVTRQTRLLEKHPKLDTSIRLRLPYIEPLNLLQIELLKRYRAGEDDARIGEGILLSINAIATALRNSG; this is encoded by the coding sequence ATGGCCAGCCTCCCCGCGATCACTAACAACCCGGATATCCGCTTTCTGGGTCGGCTCCTCGGCGACGTGATCCGCGGCTATGGCGGCGAGGAACTGTTCAAGCGCACCGAGTATATCCGCTCGACCTCGGTCGATCGTCACCGCGGCGTCGCCGGGGCGGACGCGATCGATCCGGGGCTCGACCGGCTGAGCCTCGACGAGACGCTCGATTTCGTGCGGGGATTCATGCTGTTCTCGATGCTCGCCAACCTCGCCGAGGATCGTCAGGGCGTCGCCGCCGAGGCGGATGCTGATATCGAACACGCGCTAGACAAGCTCGCCGATCACGGCATCGATCGAGCTGCGGTGGCCAAGCTGCTCGATCGCGCGCTGATCGTGCCGGTGCTGACCGCGCATCCCACCGAAGTGCGGCGCAAGTCGATGATCGATCACAAGAACCGCATTGCCGAGCTGATGGCGCTCAAGGATCGCGGCATCGCCGAAACCGAGGATGGCGATCAGGTCGACAACGCGATCCTGCGCCAGATCGCGTTGCTGTGGCAGACGCGGGTGCTACGCCGCGAACGGCTGTACGTCACCGACGAGGTGGAAAATGCGCTGAGCTATCTGCGCGACGTGTTCGTGCCGACGCTGCCCGCGCTCTATGCCCGCTGGGACCGCGCGCTGGGCGAGCGCGTGCCGACGTTCCTCAAGCCCGGCAGCTGGATCGGCGGCGACCGCGACGGCAACCCCTATGTCACCGCCGAGTCGATGCGGCATGCGCTGGCGCGCGCCGCGGAGACGGTGATCGGCCAGTATCTGGACGCGGTGCATGCGCTGGGCGCCGAGCTGTCGATCTCGACCGAGCACGTCGCGGTCGATGCCGGAGTGGAGCAGCTTGCCGAAGCCAGCGGCGACGAGGCCAGGAGCCGCGCCGACGAACCCTATCGCCGCGCTTTGTCGGGCATCTATGCGCGGCTGGCGGCGACGCACGAGGAGCTGGCCGGCAAGCCCGCGCCGCGCCCCGGGCCGCTGGCCGGTGACGCCTACGCTGAGCCGGGCGAACTGCGCCGCGACCTGCGCGCGATCGCGCACGCGCTCGCGGCCGAAGGCGGCGGCACGCTGGCGTCGGGCGGCGCGCTGGGGCGATTGATCCGCGCCGTCGAAATTTTCGGATTCCACCTCGCCACGCTCGACATGCGGCAGAATTCGGCGGTGCACGAGCGCGTCGTCGCCGAGTTGCTCAAGGTCGGCGGAGTGTCGCCCGATTATCTGGCGCTCGGTGAAGAGGAGCGCGTCGCGCTGCTGCGCCGCGAGCTCGAAAGCCCGCGGCCGCTGACCAGCCGCTATGCGACCTATTCGGACGAGACCGCGTCCGAACTTGCCATCCTCCACGCCGCTGCGGAGGCGCATGCCCGGTTCGGGCGGGCCGCGATCACCAACTATGTCGTGTCGATGGCGGAGTCGGTGTCCGACCTGCTCGAAGTGCATCTGCTGCTCAAGGAAGCGGGGCTGTACGTGCCGGGCGATCCACCGCAGGCCCACATCATGGCGGTTCCGCTGTTCGAGACGGTCGCCGATCTGGAAGCGGCGCCGGCGATCATGGCCGACTGGTTCGCGCTGCCCGAGGTCGCCGCGATCGCCCGGACACGCGGATATCAGGAAGTGATGATCGGCTATTCCGATTCCAACAAGGACGGCGGCTATCTGACCTCGACTTGGCAACTGGCGCGCGGTTCGACCGCACTGGCGCCGGTGTTCGAACGCGCCGGCGTGGCGATGCAGCTGTTCCACGGCCGCGGCGGCGCGGTCGGGCGCGGCGGCGGATCGGCGTTCACCGCGATCCAGGCGCAGCCGGCCGGGACGGTACAGGGGCGCATCCGCATCACCGAGCAGGGCGAAGTGATCGCCGCCAAATACGGCACGCGCGCGAGTGCCGCGACCAACCTCGAGGCGATGGCGTCGGCGACATTGCTCGCCAGCCTCGAGCCGCAGCGGCTGAGCGACGGCGACTATGCGCGCTTTTCGGCGGCGATGGACACGCTGTCGGACACCGCGTTCCGGGCCTATCGCGACCTGGTCTATGGCACCGACGGCTTCACCACCTTTTTCCGTCAGGCGACGCCGATCGCCGAGATCTCCGGCCTCAAGATCGGGTCGCGGCCCGCCAGCCGCAAGAAATCCGACGCGATTGAGGATCTGCGCGCGATCCCGTGGGTGTTCAGCTGGGCGCAGGCGCGGGTGATGCTGCCCGGCTGGTACGGCGTCGGCGCCGCGATCCAGGCGTTCGAGGACAAGGGCCTGCTGCGCGAGATGGCCGCGGGCTGGCCGCTGTTCGCCGCGACGCTCGACAATATGGAGCAGGTGCTTGCCAAGTCCGACATGGGCATCGCCGCGCGCTATGCCGGGCTGGTCGAGGATCGCGCGCTGGCCGACACCGTGTTCGGGCGCATCCGCGACGGCTGGCAGGCGACCCATGACGGGCTGCTGACCGTGACGCGGCAGACGCGGCTGCTGGAAAAGCACCCCAAGCTCGATACCTCGATCCGGTTGCGGCTGCCCTATATCGAGCCGCTCAACCTGCTCCAGATCGAGCTGCTCAAGCGATATCGCGCAGGTGAGGACGATGCGCGGATCGGCGAAGGTATCCTGTTGTCGATCAACGCGATCGCGACGGCGCTGAGGAACAGCGGCTAG
- a CDS encoding ATP phosphoribosyltransferase regulatory subunit, producing MTGLLPEGFHDRLPPLADAAARLERRVLDVAHGHGYEQVDPPLAEFENALSRRLKAGRATDAVRFVDPVSQRSLAIRPDMTAQVGRIAATRMAHHPRPLRLSYAGVVLKLRASELRPARATRQIGCELIGLDSVVAAREIVGVAIEALAAAGVVGLSVDFTLPDLVDAIGSGASDDLRDRLDAKDAAGVAAIDRAYLPLIEAAGPFAEAIARLRSGTHAGALATRLDGLEAIAQALPGEVALTLDPTERHGFEYQSWLGFSIFARGIAGEIGRGGSYAVVHESGAEEPAIGFSLFPDAILDAGLAGGERRRLFVPLGTDPQRSAALRRDGWVTVAALTADDSPQAQLCTHRLSSEGPVAI from the coding sequence ATGACCGGCCTCCTCCCCGAAGGGTTCCACGATCGCCTGCCACCGCTCGCCGACGCCGCCGCCCGGCTCGAGCGGCGCGTGCTCGATGTTGCGCATGGCCATGGCTATGAGCAGGTCGATCCGCCGCTCGCCGAGTTCGAGAACGCGCTGTCGCGGCGGCTCAAGGCCGGGCGGGCCACCGATGCGGTACGCTTCGTCGATCCGGTGTCGCAGCGCAGCCTGGCGATCCGACCCGACATGACCGCGCAGGTCGGGCGCATTGCCGCGACGCGCATGGCGCATCACCCTCGGCCGCTGCGCCTGTCCTATGCCGGGGTGGTGCTCAAGCTGCGCGCGAGCGAGCTGCGCCCGGCCCGCGCGACGCGCCAGATCGGTTGCGAGCTGATCGGACTCGACAGCGTGGTCGCCGCGCGCGAGATCGTCGGCGTCGCGATCGAGGCGCTGGCGGCGGCGGGCGTGGTCGGGCTGTCGGTCGATTTCACGCTGCCCGACCTGGTCGATGCGATCGGCAGCGGCGCGTCCGACGATCTGCGCGACCGGCTCGATGCCAAGGACGCGGCCGGCGTCGCCGCGATCGATCGCGCCTATCTGCCGCTGATCGAGGCGGCCGGCCCGTTCGCCGAGGCGATCGCGCGGCTGCGCTCGGGCACGCACGCAGGCGCGCTTGCGACCCGGCTCGACGGGCTGGAGGCGATCGCGCAGGCGCTGCCCGGCGAAGTTGCGCTCACCCTCGATCCGACCGAGCGTCACGGCTTCGAATATCAAAGCTGGCTCGGCTTCTCGATCTTCGCGCGCGGTATTGCGGGTGAGATCGGCCGCGGCGGCAGCTATGCCGTGGTCCATGAATCGGGCGCCGAAGAGCCTGCGATCGGCTTTTCGCTGTTTCCCGACGCCATTCTCGACGCCGGACTGGCGGGCGGCGAGCGGCGGCGGCTGTTCGTGCCGCTGGGCACCGATCCACAGCGATCGGCTGCGCTGCGCCGCGACGGCTGGGTCACGGTTGCGGCGCTGACCGCCGACGACAGTCCGCAGGCGCAATTGTGCACGCACCGCCTGAGCAGCGAAGGGCCCGTCGCGATTTGA
- a CDS encoding peroxiredoxin, whose amino-acid sequence MRLSLLLAALALPFAAPVGAALAPGAKAPDFRTQGALNGKVFNLTLSDQLTNGPVVLYFFPAAFTPGCNAEAKAFADATAQFKAAGATVIGMSADPVNRLVAFSTEHCAGKFAVASAGPKVVSGYDVALAGRKMTSRTSYVIARDGRIVYAHDDPSPAGHITGTLAAVKKLARS is encoded by the coding sequence ATGCGCCTATCGCTGTTGCTCGCCGCCCTTGCCCTGCCCTTTGCGGCGCCGGTCGGCGCGGCGCTGGCACCGGGAGCCAAGGCCCCCGATTTCCGCACCCAGGGCGCGCTGAACGGCAAGGTGTTCAACCTGACGCTGTCGGACCAGCTGACCAACGGGCCGGTCGTCCTGTACTTTTTCCCCGCGGCATTTACGCCGGGCTGCAATGCCGAAGCCAAGGCGTTCGCCGATGCGACTGCGCAGTTCAAGGCGGCGGGGGCGACGGTGATCGGCATGTCGGCCGATCCGGTCAACCGACTGGTCGCGTTCTCGACCGAACATTGCGCGGGCAAGTTCGCGGTCGCCAGCGCCGGGCCAAAGGTCGTGAGCGGCTATGACGTGGCGCTGGCCGGGCGCAAGATGACCAGCCGGACCAGCTATGTCATCGCCCGTGACGGCCGCATCGTCTATGCACATGACGATCCCAGCCCCGCAGGACATATCACCGGCACGTTGGCGGCGGTGAAGAAGCTCGCCCGCAGCTGA
- a CDS encoding acyl-CoA thioesterase produces the protein MPRFTRTITATPADIDELGHVNNAVWVRWIQDVAVAHWAAVADPAHVDAYVWVVTRHEIDYRGNVAAGERVTAETWVPEAPRGARFDRHMRFTGADGRVKVEAKTTWAIVERASGKLIRVPREVAVPFLAD, from the coding sequence ATGCCGCGCTTCACCCGGACGATCACTGCAACCCCCGCCGACATCGACGAGCTCGGCCACGTCAACAATGCCGTCTGGGTGCGCTGGATCCAGGACGTCGCGGTCGCGCATTGGGCGGCAGTCGCCGATCCCGCCCATGTCGATGCCTATGTGTGGGTCGTCACCCGGCACGAGATCGATTATCGTGGCAATGTCGCGGCGGGCGAGCGCGTCACTGCCGAGACCTGGGTGCCCGAAGCGCCGCGCGGTGCACGCTTCGACCGCCACATGCGCTTCACCGGTGCCGATGGCCGGGTGAAGGTCGAGGCGAAGACCACCTGGGCGATCGTCGAACGCGCATCGGGCAAGCTGATCCGCGTGCCAAGGGAAGTGGCGGTGCCGTTTCTGGCTGACTAG